Sequence from the Saccharopolyspora pogona genome:
GGATCGACTGGCAAGGGTGTCTGTCGTCAGATCCTCGAAGCTGGCAGTGGATCGGTAACAGTGCAGGTCACGTACACCGACCCGGAAACCGGCAAGGCCAAGGACCCGTGCGCTGACACGATGAAGGTTGCGGAAGCGGTCGCGCCGAAACTCCCGCAGTGAATCGACGCTGACAGCGGCCCCGGGATCTTGCTGTCCGGGGCCTCGTCACTGCCTAGCGGGTGCAGGCTGGCTGGATAGCTACCCCCGGGTTGCGTGTAAAACCGGTAACCGTGTACGCGAAATCGGCACCTCACCCGCACGTGGAAGGCCGGTTTCGCGCGAAATCGGCACCTCACCCGAACCTGCACACACACCCCCACAGGCCCGGCGGCACCCGTCCTTGCAGCTCGCACAGGGGGCTGTGCGGGCTCGCCCCCTCGAGGCCGAATGCCCGACTATCTCAGAGCAACACGTCGACTGAGAGACCATCACGCGATGGGGTAGGCGCTCACGCACGCCGCTCGGCGAGTCCGCTCGACCTGCGAGCGCCGCTAGGTAGGATCACTGCCGGGTCGGCCGAACCCGTGCACAAGAAAGCGCCCGTACCCCGGTACTAGGCTTATCGGGGTACGGGCGCTTTTTTGTGCGGTCAGCCCTGCGGGGTGTCGAACCGGTCGGCCTTGATTCCGTTCAGGAAGTGGCCCCACGCGGTCAGGTCGAACACCAACGTGCCGCTAGCCCGGTCCTTGGTGTCGCGCACGCCCGCGAAACCAGGCGCCCCGCCGATCTCTACGCAATTTTCCTTTTCACTGCGGGAACTCTTCCGCCAGTTATCGAAATGCATCTCACTCCTGACTCTCATGCTTGTTCACATACGAAGCAATGGCCTCAAGCGAGTCGTC
This genomic interval carries:
- a CDS encoding DUF397 domain-containing protein; this encodes MHFDNWRKSSRSEKENCVEIGGAPGFAGVRDTKDRASGTLVFDLTAWGHFLNGIKADRFDTPQG